A window of Actinobacillus suis ATCC 33415 contains these coding sequences:
- the folE gene encoding GTP cyclohydrolase I FolE, whose product MSIISAEAQKVREALIAKGIETPTIQLTKDKDSRRAEIQQHMRSVMELLGLDLQDDSLEETPHRLAKMYVDEIFSGLDYATFPKITNIENRMKVSEMVLVDDITLTSTCEHHFVTIDGKVAVAYYPKKWVIGLSKINRVVQFFAQRPQVQERFTEQILTAFQTILETEDVAVYVKATHFCVKCRGVKDTNSYTVTSAFGGAFLEDRETRKEFLGLINK is encoded by the coding sequence ATGAGCATTATCTCCGCAGAAGCCCAAAAAGTGCGTGAAGCCTTAATTGCGAAAGGCATTGAAACCCCAACCATTCAATTAACTAAAGATAAAGATTCCCGTCGTGCAGAAATTCAACAACATATGCGTTCGGTAATGGAGTTACTCGGTTTAGATTTACAAGATGATAGTTTGGAAGAGACGCCGCACCGCTTAGCTAAAATGTATGTGGATGAAATTTTTAGCGGCTTAGATTATGCGACTTTCCCAAAAATTACCAATATTGAAAATCGTATGAAAGTTAGCGAAATGGTATTAGTGGACGATATTACCCTAACTTCCACTTGTGAACATCATTTTGTAACGATTGACGGTAAAGTAGCGGTAGCGTATTACCCGAAAAAATGGGTGATCGGTTTATCTAAAATTAATCGTGTGGTGCAATTCTTTGCTCAACGCCCGCAGGTACAAGAACGTTTTACCGAACAAATTCTAACCGCATTCCAAACCATTTTAGAAACTGAAGATGTGGCGGTTTATGTAAAAGCAACACATTTCTGTGTGAAATGTCGTGGGGTGAAGGATACCAATAGCTATACGGTAACGTCGGCATTTGGTGGTGCTTTCTTAGAAGACAGAGAAACACGCAAAGAATTTTTGGGCTTAATCAATAAATAA
- the truA gene encoding tRNA pseudouridine(38-40) synthase TruA yields the protein MKIALGIEYDGSRYFGWQRQDEVESVQQKLEEALSVVANAPVEVFCAGRTDSGVHGTGQVVHFETEAVRPLQSWCFGTNANLPDDIAVKWAVEVSEDFHARFSATARRYRYIIFNNKLRSAILPKGVSHYHHELNHQKMHEAGQFLLGENDFSSFRAAKCQSHTPWRNIHHLNVSRLGNYIVVDIQANAFVHHMVRNIVGSLIEVGQGRQPVEWIQWLLAQRDRTLAAPTAKAEGLYLVDVHYPEHFGIPKTALGPLFLADN from the coding sequence ATGAAAATAGCGTTAGGCATTGAATATGACGGAAGCCGTTATTTCGGTTGGCAGCGTCAAGATGAAGTAGAGAGCGTGCAACAAAAGCTGGAAGAAGCATTGTCGGTTGTGGCAAATGCACCGGTAGAGGTTTTCTGTGCGGGACGTACAGACTCCGGCGTACACGGCACGGGGCAAGTGGTGCATTTTGAAACGGAAGCGGTACGCCCGCTACAAAGTTGGTGCTTCGGTACCAATGCGAATTTGCCGGACGATATTGCGGTGAAATGGGCAGTAGAGGTAAGTGAAGATTTTCACGCCCGTTTTAGTGCTACGGCGAGACGTTATCGCTATATTATTTTTAATAACAAACTGCGTTCGGCAATTTTGCCGAAAGGTGTTTCACATTATCACCATGAGTTAAATCATCAAAAGATGCACGAAGCCGGTCAGTTCTTATTGGGCGAGAACGATTTTAGCTCGTTCCGTGCCGCAAAATGTCAATCACATACCCCTTGGCGTAATATTCATCACCTGAATGTAAGCCGATTAGGCAATTATATTGTGGTGGATATTCAAGCGAATGCTTTTGTGCATCATATGGTTCGGAATATTGTTGGAAGCCTGATTGAAGTCGGGCAGGGCAGACAGCCGGTGGAATGGATTCAATGGTTATTAGCTCAACGAGATCGTACGTTGGCGGCACCGACCGCAAAAGCGGAAGGACTCTATTTAGTGGATGTGCATTATCCGGAGCATTTTGGGATTCCTAAAACGGCATTAGGTCCGTTATTTCTTGCGGATAATTAA
- the hpf gene encoding ribosome hibernation-promoting factor, HPF/YfiA family, producing the protein MTINISSKQMDITPAIRTHIEERLAKLEKWQTQLINPHFMIHKLPNGYEVEASIGTPVGELFAKADNEDLYKAINEVETKLETQLNKLVHKNEARRTDNTLKSVQ; encoded by the coding sequence ATGACAATCAATATTTCAAGTAAACAAATGGACATCACTCCTGCAATCCGTACCCATATTGAAGAACGCTTAGCGAAACTCGAAAAATGGCAAACTCAATTAATTAACCCGCACTTTATGATTCATAAATTGCCGAACGGTTATGAAGTTGAGGCATCGATTGGCACTCCAGTTGGAGAACTTTTTGCGAAGGCTGATAACGAAGATTTATACAAAGCAATTAACGAAGTCGAAACAAAACTTGAAACGCAATTAAATAAATTAGTACATAAAAATGAAGCACGTCGTACTGATAACACGTTAAAAAGCGTACAATAA
- a CDS encoding Kdo(2)-lipid IV(A) acyltransferase has translation MTDTQKFPPFEWRFLHPRYWGLWLGLGLFKLILCLPYPALVVVGKGLGKLFAKLGFGKRRMRIARRNLELCFPQYSAEQIQTILDKNIESVGMAIIETGMAWFWSDNRILKWSKIEGLEYLKNQPEGAGILFVGVHFLTLEMGARIVGLHHQGVGVYRPNDNPLLDWIQFRGRVRSNKAMLDRKDLRGMIRALKAGETIWYAPDHDYGRKNSVFVPFFAVPEACTTAGTRMLLRSAPNTVVVPFSPIRNDDFSGYTVKISPAVDFSECENELDTATKMNKVVAAEILKSVSQYMWLHRRFKTRPQEADKSLYD, from the coding sequence ATGACGGATACCCAAAAATTTCCTCCATTTGAATGGCGGTTTTTACACCCTAGATATTGGGGGCTTTGGCTTGGATTGGGCCTATTTAAATTAATTTTGTGTTTACCTTATCCAGCCTTGGTTGTAGTGGGTAAAGGGCTTGGAAAACTATTTGCCAAACTTGGTTTCGGTAAGCGTAGAATGCGTATTGCTCGCCGTAATTTAGAACTTTGTTTTCCTCAGTATTCAGCGGAACAAATTCAAACTATTCTAGATAAAAATATTGAATCGGTCGGTATGGCGATCATCGAAACCGGTATGGCGTGGTTTTGGTCGGACAACCGTATCCTAAAGTGGTCTAAGATTGAAGGCTTAGAATATCTTAAAAATCAGCCGGAAGGTGCGGGCATTTTATTTGTTGGCGTGCATTTTCTTACGTTAGAAATGGGAGCTCGCATTGTAGGGCTTCATCACCAAGGCGTGGGCGTTTATCGACCGAATGATAATCCGTTATTAGATTGGATTCAGTTTCGAGGCAGAGTGCGTTCAAATAAGGCAATGCTTGATCGTAAAGACTTACGCGGTATGATTCGTGCATTAAAAGCGGGTGAAACGATTTGGTATGCACCGGATCATGATTATGGGCGTAAGAATAGTGTGTTCGTTCCGTTTTTTGCCGTGCCGGAAGCTTGTACTACGGCAGGTACGCGTATGCTATTGCGGTCTGCACCGAATACGGTTGTTGTACCGTTTAGTCCAATTCGAAATGATGACTTTTCCGGATATACGGTAAAGATTAGTCCAGCGGTCGATTTTAGCGAATGTGAAAATGAACTGGATACCGCAACGAAAATGAACAAGGTTGTGGCAGCGGAGATTCTTAAATCAGTAAGCCAATATATGTGGTTACATCGACGATTTAAAACACGTCCTCAAGAAGCGGATAAAAGTTTATATGATTAA
- the dapA gene encoding 4-hydroxy-tetrahydrodipicolinate synthase, translated as MIMATPLFHGSIVALVTPMTHGEVNYEELKKLVEYHVQAGTHGIVSVGTTGESTTLSIDENVKVIKKTVEFADGRIPVIAGTGSNATSEAIILTKLLTNSGVAGCLSVVPYYNKPTQEGMYLHYKAIAESTDLPQILYNVPGRTGSDLKPETIGRLAEIPNIVGVKEATGDLTRLPLIKQLAGEDFIFLSGDDATGLESMKLGGQGVISVTNNVAAADMAKMCELALAGKFDEAEVINQRLMALHHDLFIEANPIPVKWAAYKLGLISEPNLRLPLTTLSEGAQPAVLAALQKAGLI; from the coding sequence ATGATTATGGCGACCCCTTTATTTCACGGCAGTATTGTTGCACTTGTCACACCAATGACTCATGGCGAAGTAAATTATGAAGAATTAAAAAAATTGGTTGAATATCATGTTCAAGCCGGTACACACGGGATTGTGTCGGTAGGAACAACAGGTGAATCAACCACATTAAGCATCGATGAGAATGTGAAGGTTATCAAGAAAACTGTGGAATTTGCGGATGGACGAATCCCTGTGATTGCAGGTACTGGTTCGAATGCAACCAGCGAAGCAATTATTTTAACCAAATTGTTAACCAATAGTGGTGTTGCAGGCTGTTTAAGCGTGGTTCCTTATTACAATAAACCGACTCAAGAAGGCATGTATTTACACTATAAAGCAATTGCTGAAAGTACCGATTTACCACAAATTTTATATAACGTACCGGGCCGTACCGGTAGCGATTTAAAACCGGAAACTATCGGTCGTTTAGCTGAAATTCCGAATATTGTCGGTGTGAAAGAAGCAACAGGTGATTTAACTCGTTTACCTTTAATTAAGCAATTAGCCGGCGAAGATTTTATTTTCTTAAGCGGTGACGATGCGACAGGTTTAGAATCAATGAAACTTGGTGGTCAAGGCGTGATTTCGGTAACAAACAACGTCGCGGCAGCAGATATGGCAAAAATGTGCGAACTTGCATTAGCCGGTAAATTTGATGAAGCGGAAGTTATTAACCAACGTTTAATGGCATTGCATCACGATTTATTTATTGAAGCAAACCCGATTCCGGTTAAATGGGCAGCTTATAAATTAGGTTTAATCAGTGAACCGAATTTACGCTTGCCATTAACTACTTTATCGGAAGGCGCTCAACCAGCCGTATTAGCAGCCTTGCAAAAAGCCGGTTTAATTTAA
- a CDS encoding L-lactate MFS transporter, protein MSFLDREKTIAPLQFNRWLIPPAALAVHLSIGQIYAYSVFNAPLTKVIGITQSAADDWKLTTIGWVFSIALAVLGASAALFGTWMERVGPRKAMFVATICFSLGFLVAAFGVHTHNLWLLYLGNGVLGGIGLGLGYIGPVSTLMKWFPDKPGMATGLAIMGFGGGAMLASPISVALMDFFSNPTSVGIVETFIVLGVFYFIFMMFGVFTIRLPHPEWKPKGFVDNKPKNKLVSSHNVGVNKAMKTPQFWLLFWILCLNVTAGIGVLGQASVMIQELFSEISVGKQAAISTLAAAGFVGLLSLFNMGGRFFWSSISDKIGRKNLYSIFFLLGSVLYFAVPSLGESGNKALFVVGFCVIISMYGGGFAAIPAYLRDLFGTYQVGAIHGRVLLAWSTAAVAGPVLVNYIRQMQIDSGVPAAQAYSITMYIMAALLIVGFFCNLSVKAVHEKHHELPIKEAAYSAKPSDETVISDTYLVAEEVAHGGCMVWLRWIIVTVPLTYGVIMVFAKVVELF, encoded by the coding sequence ATGTCATTTTTAGATCGTGAAAAGACAATTGCCCCCTTGCAATTTAATCGCTGGCTAATTCCTCCCGCTGCTCTTGCAGTACACTTATCTATCGGGCAGATTTATGCTTATTCGGTATTTAACGCGCCGCTAACCAAGGTAATCGGCATCACTCAATCAGCTGCGGATGACTGGAAACTCACAACAATCGGCTGGGTATTTAGTATCGCGCTTGCCGTATTAGGCGCTTCAGCTGCACTATTTGGCACATGGATGGAACGTGTCGGCCCTCGTAAAGCGATGTTTGTCGCAACCATCTGTTTTAGCTTAGGTTTTCTCGTAGCAGCATTTGGCGTACACACTCACAATCTGTGGCTGTTATATTTAGGCAACGGTGTTCTGGGCGGTATTGGCTTGGGACTCGGTTATATTGGCCCGGTTTCTACCTTAATGAAATGGTTTCCGGATAAACCGGGCATGGCAACCGGTTTAGCGATTATGGGCTTTGGCGGTGGTGCCATGCTCGCTTCGCCGATTTCGGTTGCATTAATGGATTTCTTCAGCAACCCAACCTCGGTCGGTATTGTTGAAACATTTATTGTTTTAGGTGTGTTCTATTTCATTTTTATGATGTTTGGTGTCTTTACTATTCGCCTGCCGCATCCCGAATGGAAACCGAAAGGTTTTGTCGATAACAAACCTAAAAATAAATTGGTCAGCTCGCACAATGTCGGCGTAAATAAAGCAATGAAAACGCCACAATTTTGGTTATTGTTTTGGATTTTATGTCTAAATGTAACGGCAGGTATCGGAGTACTTGGTCAAGCATCGGTAATGATTCAGGAATTATTCTCCGAAATTTCAGTCGGCAAACAAGCGGCAATCAGCACCTTAGCGGCAGCCGGATTTGTAGGCTTACTCAGCTTATTTAATATGGGGGGACGTTTCTTTTGGTCGAGTATTTCGGACAAAATCGGACGTAAAAACTTATACTCTATTTTCTTCTTATTGGGATCGGTACTTTATTTTGCCGTTCCGTCATTAGGCGAAAGTGGTAATAAAGCGTTATTTGTGGTTGGTTTCTGTGTGATCATTTCCATGTATGGCGGCGGTTTTGCAGCAATCCCAGCTTATCTGCGTGATTTATTCGGAACTTACCAAGTCGGTGCAATCCACGGACGAGTTCTGCTCGCATGGTCAACGGCCGCAGTGGCAGGCCCAGTATTAGTGAACTATATCCGCCAAATGCAAATTGACAGCGGCGTACCGGCAGCGCAAGCGTACAGCATTACTATGTATATTATGGCGGCGTTATTAATTGTCGGTTTCTTCTGTAATTTAAGTGTGAAAGCCGTGCACGAAAAACATCATGAATTGCCGATTAAAGAGGCTGCATATAGTGCTAAGCCGAGTGATGAAACGGTGATCTCAGATACTTATCTTGTGGCTGAAGAAGTTGCTCACGGCGGTTGTATGGTGTGGCTACGTTGGATTATTGTGACCGTGCCGCTCACTTATGGCGTTATTATGGTATTTGCTAAAGTCGTCGAACTTTTCTAA
- the folD gene encoding bifunctional methylenetetrahydrofolate dehydrogenase/methenyltetrahydrofolate cyclohydrolase FolD has product MTAQIISGTAVAKQVKTNIAEQIQAHTAQGKRKPGLAVILVGMDPASQVYVNSKRKSCAEIGIESKSYDLPADTSEAELLAIIEQLNHDDSVDGILVQLPLPKQIDATKVTEAIVPHKDVDGFHPYNVGRLCQKIPTLRSCTPYGVMKLLESTGVNLAGLHAVVVGASNIVGRPMAMELLLAGCTVTVTHSRTKDLAYHVSQADIVVAGVGKPNFVKGEWIKDGAIVIDVGINRVDGKLVGDVEYATAEPKASFITPVPGGVGPMTVAMLMQNTLQAYEAHLQAV; this is encoded by the coding sequence ATGACCGCACAAATCATTTCAGGCACCGCAGTAGCCAAGCAAGTTAAAACGAATATCGCCGAACAAATTCAAGCCCATACGGCGCAAGGCAAACGTAAACCGGGGTTAGCCGTAATTTTAGTGGGAATGGATCCTGCTTCTCAAGTTTATGTGAATAGTAAACGAAAAAGCTGTGCTGAAATCGGAATTGAATCGAAATCTTACGACCTTCCGGCAGATACAAGTGAAGCCGAATTACTGGCAATTATCGAGCAATTAAATCATGACGATTCGGTAGACGGCATTCTGGTACAATTACCGCTACCGAAGCAAATTGATGCGACTAAAGTCACTGAAGCGATTGTGCCGCATAAAGATGTGGACGGTTTCCACCCTTATAACGTTGGGCGTTTATGCCAAAAAATTCCCACTTTGCGTTCTTGCACCCCATACGGCGTAATGAAATTATTAGAAAGTACCGGTGTGAATCTTGCCGGTTTACACGCTGTTGTTGTCGGTGCGTCAAATATCGTGGGTCGTCCGATGGCAATGGAATTATTACTTGCCGGTTGTACTGTTACAGTCACACACAGTCGTACTAAAGATTTAGCTTATCACGTCTCGCAAGCAGATATCGTAGTTGCTGGTGTAGGCAAACCAAACTTTGTAAAAGGTGAATGGATTAAAGACGGTGCGATTGTAATTGATGTCGGTATTAATCGTGTGGACGGTAAGTTAGTCGGTGATGTGGAATATGCAACGGCAGAACCTAAAGCCAGCTTTATTACTCCTGTGCCCGGCGGCGTTGGCCCAATGACGGTTGCGATGTTGATGCAAAATACGCTACAAGCTTACGAAGCACACTTACAAGCGGTCTAA
- a CDS encoding TPM domain-containing protein translates to MIKAFFKPIWFILLAFFTLKAAAADNYPAAPNPFYYVTDYTKTLTQQEWRTLEDALIANRAKTSSQIIVVIVPSTNGEDVASYSHNLFNKWGIGRTKNNENNGILLLIAKNDRKLFIATGRGLEGVLPDAIASTIIRHNITPYFKQNLYAEGIASGLSAIMAAINGEYAAYDSYGEDAGEESLEQIDGLLFFLVAGIVIFLIFRPGRNTQYISPSAADQLGRIIINSSRRRGSFGGGFGGDSSGGFGGGFGGGSRGSGDSFGGGSSGGGGAGGSW, encoded by the coding sequence ATGATAAAAGCGTTCTTTAAGCCGATTTGGTTTATCCTGTTGGCATTTTTCACATTAAAAGCCGCTGCTGCGGATAACTACCCTGCTGCACCGAATCCTTTTTATTATGTGACCGATTACACCAAAACATTAACTCAACAAGAATGGCGAACCTTAGAAGATGCGCTAATTGCCAACCGTGCTAAAACCAGCTCGCAAATTATTGTGGTAATTGTGCCGTCAACCAATGGCGAGGATGTCGCAAGTTATTCGCATAACTTATTTAATAAATGGGGCATCGGTCGCACCAAAAATAATGAAAATAACGGCATATTATTACTGATTGCCAAAAACGATCGAAAACTGTTTATTGCAACCGGCAGAGGCTTAGAAGGTGTATTGCCTGATGCGATTGCCTCAACCATTATTCGTCATAACATTACGCCGTACTTCAAACAAAACTTATATGCGGAAGGGATTGCTAGTGGTTTATCGGCGATTATGGCGGCAATTAACGGCGAATATGCGGCTTATGATAGTTATGGCGAAGACGCAGGCGAAGAATCCTTAGAGCAAATTGACGGTTTACTGTTCTTCCTTGTTGCCGGTATTGTAATTTTCTTAATCTTCCGCCCGGGTAGAAATACGCAATATATTAGCCCGAGTGCTGCGGATCAATTAGGTAGAATCATCATTAATTCATCTCGTCGTAGAGGTAGTTTTGGGGGCGGCTTTGGAGGCGATTCTTCCGGTGGCTTCGGCGGTGGGTTTGGTGGCGGAAGCCGAGGTAGCGGTGACAGCTTCGGCGGTGGCTCTTCCGGCGGTGGCGGCGCAGGCGGTAGCTGGTAA
- a CDS encoding TPM domain-containing protein: MKLFSFLSNKLPVDTQRIEQAISHLEHQTSAELRVVVERKTKEKIDAMARANQLFDELKMRETADRNGVLIYLSFKPHNLAIVGDKAIHEKVGQVFWQSVYDAMKQQCQQADYTQAICDGIKQVEAQLVAYFPRRDDDTNELSNEVVIK, translated from the coding sequence ATGAAATTATTTTCTTTTCTTTCAAATAAATTGCCTGTTGATACTCAGCGTATCGAACAGGCAATTTCACATTTAGAACATCAAACATCTGCCGAATTACGCGTAGTCGTTGAACGTAAAACCAAAGAAAAAATCGATGCGATGGCTCGTGCCAATCAACTTTTCGATGAATTAAAGATGCGAGAAACGGCAGATCGTAACGGCGTACTGATTTACCTCTCGTTCAAACCGCACAATTTAGCGATTGTCGGTGATAAGGCGATTCATGAAAAAGTCGGTCAAGTTTTTTGGCAATCAGTTTATGATGCGATGAAACAACAATGTCAACAAGCGGATTATACTCAAGCAATTTGTGACGGCATTAAACAAGTAGAAGCACAGTTAGTTGCTTATTTTCCTCGTCGTGATGATGATACGAATGAATTGTCAAATGAGGTGGTGATTAAATGA
- a CDS encoding LemA family protein: MKKIFWILVIAVLAVGGFSLTKYNDLMRAEEDINSVWGNVESAYQRRADLIPNLVNTVKGQANFEKETLTSVIEARAKATAVTIDPNNATEEQMAKFQEAQQGVNSALSRLLVSVEKYPELKAHEGFLNLQAQLEGTENRINVERNNFNAAVKEYNKQVREFPTKIAAMIMGFKAKPQFKAEAGSEKAPTVNFN, encoded by the coding sequence ATGAAGAAAATTTTTTGGATCTTAGTAATTGCCGTACTTGCAGTCGGCGGTTTCTCTTTAACGAAATATAACGACTTAATGCGTGCGGAAGAAGATATCAACTCAGTGTGGGGTAATGTGGAATCGGCTTACCAACGCCGTGCGGATTTAATCCCTAACTTAGTAAACACGGTAAAAGGCCAAGCAAACTTTGAAAAAGAAACCTTAACCTCTGTGATTGAAGCTCGTGCCAAAGCGACTGCAGTGACCATTGATCCAAACAATGCCACTGAGGAACAAATGGCGAAATTCCAAGAAGCGCAACAAGGCGTAAATTCTGCCCTTTCTCGTTTATTAGTTTCAGTTGAAAAATACCCTGAGTTAAAAGCGCACGAAGGTTTCTTAAATCTTCAAGCTCAGTTAGAAGGTACGGAAAACCGTATCAATGTTGAGCGTAATAACTTCAACGCTGCGGTGAAAGAATACAACAAACAAGTGCGTGAGTTCCCAACCAAAATCGCTGCGATGATTATGGGCTTTAAAGCTAAACCACAATTCAAAGCTGAAGCTGGTTCAGAAAAAGCACCAACAGTAAACTTTAATTAA
- the tenpIN gene encoding type III toxin-antitoxin system TenpIN family toxin, which produces MPKAIEFYKLTEQFYIDNKDNTQILFNKGGRGYGVILVKILGCDFAIPLHSNIKKGFILGINQETGIKHGLDYLKAICITDKTKYIGDRYYLKERQEFNKINNAQKHIIQEFEKFVKKYIKAVQEQNENILRTNYRNTTLVYYHHLLGITTK; this is translated from the coding sequence ATGCCAAAGGCAATAGAATTTTATAAACTAACAGAACAATTTTATATTGATAATAAAGATAATACGCAAATTTTATTTAATAAAGGTGGGAGAGGTTACGGGGTTATTCTCGTTAAAATTCTAGGCTGTGATTTTGCAATACCTCTTCATTCTAATATTAAAAAAGGATTTATATTAGGGATCAACCAAGAAACGGGTATTAAACACGGATTGGATTATCTGAAAGCAATTTGTATTACGGATAAAACCAAATACATTGGTGATAGGTATTATTTAAAAGAGCGCCAAGAGTTTAATAAAATTAATAATGCGCAAAAGCATATCATTCAAGAATTTGAGAAATTTGTTAAAAAGTATATTAAAGCGGTACAGGAACAAAATGAAAATATTCTAAGGACAAATTATCGTAATACTACGTTAGTTTATTATCATCATTTATTAGGCATTACTACTAAATAA
- a CDS encoding fructose-specific PTS transporter subunit EIIC translates to MNISFVFPQSLGKARAFLVNEVLSAAAKQQGHQVVNAEQADFVVLFNDEIPTSAAGKQGAVVNLDQAFAQPEATLKQAVENAKTFANATASSVSSSGVKNIVAVTACPTGVAHTFMSAEAIENYAKAQGWNVKVETRGQVGAGNPISAEEIAAADLVFVAADIDVDLDKFKGKPMYRTSTGLALKKTAQEFEKAFAQATVYQGGTTAAQQAEGSASGEKKGLYKHLMTGVSHMLPLVVAGGLLIAISFMFGIEAFKDETIAGGLPKALMDIGGGAAFHLMIAVFAGYVAFSIADRPGLAVGLIGGMLATTAGAGILGGIVAGFLAGYTVKFLNGVIQLPASLTSLKPILILPLLGSAIVGLAMIYLINPPVKGIMDALVEWLNSMGQANAIILGAILGAMMCIDMGGPVNKAAYTFGVGLIASQQYTPMAAVMAAGMVPPIGMAIATLIARNKFTSNQRDAGKASFVLGLCFISEGALPFVAADPVRVIISSVLGGATAGAISMAFAITLQAPHGGLFVIPFVSQPLMYLAAIAIGSVVTGVIYAAIKQKASE, encoded by the coding sequence ATGAATATTTCCTTTGTATTCCCTCAATCATTAGGTAAAGCCCGTGCTTTCCTCGTGAATGAAGTATTATCAGCGGCAGCCAAGCAACAAGGCCATCAAGTTGTAAACGCTGAACAAGCTGATTTTGTCGTGTTATTTAACGATGAAATTCCTACAAGTGCTGCCGGCAAACAAGGTGCGGTAGTGAACTTAGACCAAGCTTTTGCTCAACCGGAAGCAACGCTTAAACAAGCGGTCGAAAATGCAAAAACTTTTGCAAATGCAACTGCTTCAAGCGTATCCTCTTCAGGTGTGAAAAACATCGTAGCAGTAACCGCTTGCCCGACTGGTGTGGCACATACCTTTATGTCTGCGGAAGCTATCGAAAACTATGCCAAAGCGCAAGGTTGGAACGTTAAAGTTGAAACGCGTGGTCAGGTTGGTGCGGGTAACCCGATTTCTGCGGAAGAAATTGCAGCGGCAGACTTAGTCTTTGTGGCGGCGGATATTGACGTGGATTTAGATAAATTCAAAGGTAAACCGATGTACCGTACCTCAACCGGTTTAGCGTTGAAGAAAACGGCACAAGAATTTGAAAAAGCGTTTGCACAAGCAACCGTTTATCAAGGTGGCACAACGGCTGCACAACAAGCTGAAGGTTCAGCAAGCGGTGAGAAAAAAGGCTTATATAAACACTTAATGACCGGTGTTTCACATATGTTACCGTTAGTGGTTGCCGGTGGTTTATTAATTGCGATTTCATTTATGTTCGGTATTGAAGCGTTCAAAGATGAAACCATCGCAGGCGGCTTACCGAAAGCGTTAATGGATATCGGTGGCGGCGCAGCATTCCACTTAATGATCGCCGTATTTGCCGGTTATGTCGCCTTCTCTATCGCAGACCGTCCGGGGTTAGCAGTCGGTTTAATCGGCGGTATGTTAGCCACTACAGCCGGTGCGGGGATTTTAGGCGGTATCGTAGCCGGTTTCCTTGCGGGTTATACCGTAAAATTTTTAAACGGCGTGATTCAATTACCGGCAAGTTTAACTTCGCTTAAACCGATTTTGATTCTACCATTATTAGGTTCTGCAATTGTCGGCTTAGCGATGATTTACCTCATCAACCCACCGGTAAAAGGCATCATGGATGCTTTAGTTGAATGGTTAAATTCAATGGGTCAAGCGAATGCGATTATCTTAGGTGCAATCCTTGGTGCAATGATGTGTATCGATATGGGCGGTCCGGTAAATAAAGCGGCATATACATTCGGTGTCGGTTTAATCGCTTCGCAACAATATACGCCAATGGCAGCAGTGATGGCGGCGGGCATGGTTCCACCTATCGGTATGGCGATTGCAACATTAATCGCTCGTAATAAATTTACTTCTAACCAACGCGATGCAGGTAAAGCGTCATTCGTATTAGGTTTATGCTTTATTTCTGAAGGTGCGTTACCGTTTGTTGCGGCAGATCCTGTGCGTGTAATTATCAGTTCTGTGTTAGGTGGTGCAACTGCAGGTGCGATCTCAATGGCATTTGCTATCACACTCCAAGCACCACACGGTGGTTTATTTGTGATTCCATTTGTTTCACAACCGTTAATGTACTTAGCGGCAATCGCAATCGGCTCAGTAGTAACCGGTGTGATTTACGCAGCAATCAAACAAAAAGCATCAGAATAA